The Blattabacterium cuenoti genome includes a region encoding these proteins:
- the ruvB gene encoding Holliday junction branch migration DNA helicase RuvB → MSSFLEESLNPKKIKDFVGQHDILENLKIFILAAKKRKDALDHILFHGPPGLGKTTLAHIVANELCVNLTVTSGSVLDKPGDLAGLLIHLKLNDVIFIDEIHRLSPIVEEYLYSAMENYKIDIIIDSGSNARSVQIDLSPFTLIGATTRSGLLTAPMRSRFGINFRLGYYEKKLLKNIVNRSARILNIPITEEASYEIANRSRGTPRIANALLRRIRDFAQIKGNGTIDLNICNLGLQSLNVDKNGLDEMDNRILLSIIDHFKGGPVGINTIATAVSENSDTIEEVYEPFLIKEGYLIRTPRGRKATKLAYQHLKQNLKKK, encoded by the coding sequence GTGTCATCTTTTTTAGAAGAATCTTTAAATCCAAAAAAAATTAAAGATTTTGTTGGACAACATGATATATTGGAAAATTTAAAGATTTTTATTTTGGCCGCTAAAAAAAGAAAAGACGCTTTAGATCATATTTTGTTTCATGGGCCTCCAGGATTGGGAAAAACAACACTTGCTCATATTGTAGCTAATGAATTATGTGTTAATCTTACTGTTACTTCAGGATCTGTTTTAGATAAACCAGGAGATTTAGCTGGATTACTAATTCATTTAAAATTAAATGACGTCATTTTTATTGATGAAATTCATCGTCTTTCTCCAATAGTTGAAGAATATTTGTATTCGGCTATGGAAAATTACAAAATAGATATTATTATAGATTCTGGATCTAACGCTAGATCAGTACAAATAGATTTATCTCCTTTTACTTTAATAGGTGCAACTACCAGATCTGGATTGCTTACAGCACCTATGCGATCTAGATTCGGTATCAATTTCCGTCTTGGTTATTATGAAAAGAAATTATTGAAAAATATTGTAAATAGAAGTGCAAGAATACTAAATATTCCAATTACGGAAGAAGCTTCTTATGAAATAGCTAATAGAAGTAGAGGGACTCCACGTATAGCTAACGCTTTACTTCGTAGAATTCGCGATTTTGCACAAATAAAAGGAAATGGGACTATTGATCTCAATATATGTAATTTAGGATTACAATCTCTTAATGTAGATAAAAATGGATTGGACGAAATGGATAACAGAATCCTTTTATCTATTATAGATCATTTTAAAGGAGGACCTGTTGGAATTAATACTATAGCGACAGCTGTTAGCGAAAATTCAGATACGATAGAAGAAGTTTATGAACCTTTTCTTATCAAAGAAGGATACTTAATTAGAACACCTAGAGGAAGAAAAGCTACAAAATTAGCGTATCAACATTTAAAACAAAATCTAAAAAAAAAATGA
- a CDS encoding DedA family protein, translating into MSDFWDFFQHLFNPRWIFLYFGKTALFILLAIVFAETGFFIGFFLPGDSLLFTAGIFGEDLCKNFYDVPFFVIILIVAVVATLGNMQGYWLGYKSGKLLYKKKDSFFFKKKHLILAKLFYNKYKTTALIMSRFLPMFRSFAPIVAGAIRIDFKKFMIYNIIGALSWTFSIMLSGHYLDKSFPELKNHLEWIILLIVFTTTLPIILKLKIKKKALI; encoded by the coding sequence ATGTCTGATTTTTGGGATTTTTTTCAGCATTTATTCAATCCTAGATGGATATTTTTATATTTTGGAAAAACAGCTTTGTTTATTCTTTTAGCAATAGTTTTTGCAGAAACAGGATTTTTCATAGGATTCTTCTTGCCAGGAGATTCTTTGTTGTTTACTGCTGGAATTTTTGGAGAAGATTTATGCAAAAATTTTTATGATGTTCCTTTCTTTGTCATCATTTTAATTGTAGCGGTTGTAGCTACTCTTGGAAACATGCAAGGATACTGGTTAGGATATAAATCCGGGAAATTATTATATAAAAAAAAGGATTCCTTTTTTTTTAAGAAAAAACATCTTATTTTGGCAAAATTATTTTATAATAAATACAAAACAACTGCATTAATTATGAGTCGCTTTCTTCCAATGTTTCGTTCTTTTGCTCCTATTGTAGCAGGAGCAATCCGCATTGATTTCAAAAAATTTATGATATATAATATTATTGGAGCACTTTCTTGGACTTTTTCTATTATGTTGTCTGGACATTATCTAGATAAAAGTTTTCCTGAATTAAAAAATCATCTTGAGTGGATTATTTTATTAATCGTATTTACTACAACTTTACCGATTATTTTGAAACTTAAAATAAAAAAAAAGGCACTTATTTAA
- the purB gene encoding adenylosuccinate lyase → MKEYKNPLVERYSSKEMLYNFSPKKKFTTWRKLWLYLAEIQKEIGLNISDEQIHDLKNHLFDIDWDRVSFYEKKFRHDVMAHLYAFGEKAIKAKPIIHLGATSAFLGDNTDLILIRDGLDILLKKLINVIFRIRNFSLEYHNLPTLAFTHYQPAQLTTVGKRSALWIQSLLLDLEELEFRLKNIHFRGVKGTVGSADSFKELFHGDLQKVKYLEKKISNKFGFKNVFPITGQTYDRKVDAQVLNLLSNISQSSHKFSNDLRLLQNLKEMEEPFDKDQIGSSAMAYKRNPIRSERMASLAKYVISLSNSSAMVAATQWLERTLDDSANRRLVIGQSFLATDAILMIWNNILENIIVYPKIIEKHIQDELPFLITEYIIVECVKNGADRQEIHERIRIHSMETNSKIKLEGKENDFVQRLLHDKKIPIHKEKMNQILNPKNFIGFSSDQTLEFLDKEVNPILNRFHYLIDSDISNMDRQV, encoded by the coding sequence GTGAAAGAATATAAAAATCCTTTAGTCGAACGATATAGTAGCAAAGAAATGTTATATAATTTTTCTCCAAAAAAAAAATTTACTACTTGGAGAAAATTATGGTTGTATTTAGCAGAAATACAAAAAGAAATAGGATTAAATATTAGCGATGAACAAATTCATGATTTGAAAAATCATTTATTTGATATTGATTGGGATAGGGTTTCTTTTTATGAAAAAAAATTTCGTCATGATGTTATGGCACATTTGTACGCTTTTGGAGAGAAGGCTATTAAAGCGAAACCTATTATTCATTTAGGCGCTACAAGTGCGTTTTTAGGAGATAATACAGATCTTATTTTGATTCGTGATGGATTGGATATTTTACTTAAAAAATTAATTAATGTCATTTTTCGTATTAGGAATTTTTCTTTAGAATACCATAATCTTCCTACTTTAGCTTTCACACATTATCAACCGGCTCAGTTAACTACTGTAGGAAAACGTTCTGCTTTGTGGATACAAAGTTTACTTCTAGATCTAGAAGAATTAGAATTTAGGTTAAAAAATATTCATTTTAGAGGAGTGAAAGGAACTGTTGGATCGGCTGATAGCTTCAAAGAATTATTTCATGGAGATTTACAAAAAGTAAAATATTTAGAAAAAAAAATATCCAATAAATTTGGATTCAAAAATGTGTTTCCGATTACAGGACAAACTTACGATAGAAAGGTCGATGCACAAGTTTTGAACTTATTATCCAATATTTCTCAATCTTCTCACAAGTTTAGTAATGATTTGCGTTTACTACAAAATTTAAAAGAAATGGAAGAACCTTTTGATAAAGATCAAATTGGATCTAGTGCTATGGCTTATAAACGTAATCCTATACGAAGTGAACGAATGGCTTCTTTAGCAAAATATGTTATTTCTTTATCCAATAGTTCAGCTATGGTTGCAGCTACTCAATGGTTAGAACGTACTTTAGATGATTCTGCTAACAGAAGACTAGTTATAGGACAATCATTTTTAGCTACAGATGCTATTTTGATGATTTGGAATAATATATTAGAAAACATTATTGTATATCCTAAAATCATTGAAAAGCACATTCAAGATGAACTTCCATTTTTAATTACTGAATACATCATTGTAGAATGTGTAAAAAATGGAGCAGATAGACAAGAAATTCATGAGAGAATACGAATTCATTCTATGGAAACAAATTCGAAAATAAAATTAGAAGGAAAAGAAAATGATTTTGTTCAACGTCTTTTGCATGACAAAAAAATACCAATTCATAAAGAAAAAATGAACCAAATACTAAATCCAAAAAATTTTATAGGATTTTCTTCAGATCAAACTTTGGAATTTCTTGATAAAGAAGTGAATCCAATATTGAATCGATTTCATTATTTAATTGATTCTGATATATCTAATATGGATAGACAAGTTTAA
- the aroB gene encoding 3-dehydroquinate synthase, which produces MKNSDRVGFIYFREKAYEILENYLLNQIDSIKNTFILLDDRTHKHCLPILLSHIDFLKKSNLIQIKSGEKEKNIHTCIQICKNLEKFKANRKSLILNLGGGVITDIGGFVASIFKRGIRFVNIPTTLLGMVDASVGYKTGVNLDSIKNEIGSFYIPEFLIIDTHFLKTLPKKEIISGMAEMFKHGLIADKDFWIKMNQIKDINNINQWDHLIHQSILIKQKIVDLDPKEKGLRKILNFGHTIGHALESYFLNTEKILHGIAVIMGMICESWISYKINGLSISDYENIKSKFSALYPMQKKFFDLEDSEIEKILMIMEYDKKNENNKIQFSLLKEIGKCSYNCQVPHSLIKECFFN; this is translated from the coding sequence ATGAAAAATAGCGATAGAGTGGGTTTCATATATTTTCGTGAAAAAGCTTATGAAATACTAGAAAATTATCTCCTTAACCAAATAGATTCCATAAAAAATACATTTATTTTGTTGGATGATAGAACTCATAAACATTGTCTTCCTATTCTTTTATCTCATATAGATTTTTTAAAAAAATCTAATTTGATTCAGATAAAATCAGGAGAAAAAGAAAAAAATATTCATACATGCATTCAAATATGTAAAAATCTGGAAAAATTTAAAGCAAATAGAAAAAGTTTAATCCTAAACTTAGGAGGAGGAGTTATAACAGATATAGGTGGATTTGTAGCTTCTATATTTAAAAGAGGAATTCGTTTTGTGAATATTCCTACTACTTTATTAGGAATGGTAGATGCTTCTGTGGGATACAAAACAGGTGTTAATTTAGATTCTATTAAAAATGAAATAGGATCTTTTTATATTCCGGAATTTTTAATTATTGATACTCATTTTTTGAAGACTCTTCCTAAAAAAGAGATTATTTCTGGAATGGCTGAAATGTTTAAACATGGTTTAATAGCGGATAAAGATTTTTGGATAAAAATGAATCAAATAAAAGATATAAATAATATAAATCAATGGGATCATTTAATTCATCAATCTATATTAATAAAACAGAAAATTGTGGATTTAGACCCTAAAGAAAAAGGATTAAGAAAAATACTTAATTTTGGACATACCATTGGACATGCTTTGGAAAGTTATTTTCTGAATACGGAAAAGATATTACACGGGATAGCTGTGATCATGGGAATGATCTGTGAATCTTGGATTTCTTACAAAATTAATGGTTTATCTATTTCTGATTATGAAAATATTAAATCAAAATTTTCTGCATTATATCCAATGCAAAAAAAATTTTTTGATTTAGAAGATTCAGAAATCGAAAAAATATTGATGATCATGGAATATGATAAAAAAAATGAGAATAACAAAATTCAATTTTCTTTATTAAAAGAAATAGGAAAATGTTCTTATAACTGTCAAGTTCCACATTCCTTGATCAAGGAATGTTTTTTTAACTAA
- a CDS encoding carboxy terminal-processing peptidase: protein MISKIKQLKYIIIGFIFIFLLSFCSPNGEQEKNHLILKTIYKTLHFLHPNPISINNDFSQKVYNKYFEKLDNQKRFFMQKDIEDLSLYKNKIDDFWIHGDTTFFNIIIKRFYQRIKEVESICFQILKKPFDFNKEEMYFIGVNDIYYPKNHQEWIEKWRKYLKYLTLLEIITSINQKKLKISKQKIWKNAFLHEEKISRKKVEEYILEYLRKLKRKKEFDWFSMYVNTITSQYDPHTRYLSPKEKEIFDLNISGQTEGIGVELQDDKGYPTVVKLIVGAPAWKSKKIEVGDKIIRVAKDINSEFQNIVGLLLENSIRLIRGKKGSKVKLTLQKKNGSIEEIILTRDVIEKKEIFAKSAMILDKNENKYGLIYLPEFYFNPENKNGRNAAKDMKKIIQKLKKENIKGLIIDIRNNGGGSLDTVIEIAGFFLGKVPIVQIGQSHKKKKILINNHEEILWTGPLVVLVNELSASASEILAAAIADYKRGIIVGSSQTYGKGTVQTIYPLNRFFFSNKEFGALKFTINKFYRVNGSSTQLKGVNSDIVIPSDISNISLKLMEKNQPNSMKWDNVDPISFHYWNQNKINNLENVKLKSINRLNKNKNLTNINKTIQLLEKNFSKKKQFSLNWKKFYFENKKIKKRNENFQKLKNYLNIYGLRAFPPSYKIILNEKESEMKEQQEWKKNLIKDFLVSECVNILRDFNETP, encoded by the coding sequence GTGATTTCTAAAATCAAACAACTTAAGTACATAATAATTGGTTTCATTTTCATTTTTTTATTGAGTTTTTGTTCTCCTAATGGAGAACAAGAAAAAAATCATTTAATACTCAAAACAATATATAAAACACTTCACTTTTTGCATCCAAATCCCATTTCTATTAATAATGATTTTTCACAAAAAGTATATAATAAATATTTTGAAAAATTAGACAATCAAAAACGTTTTTTTATGCAAAAAGATATAGAAGATTTGTCTTTGTATAAAAATAAAATAGATGATTTTTGGATTCATGGAGATACTACGTTTTTCAATATTATTATCAAGCGTTTTTATCAAAGAATAAAAGAAGTGGAATCCATATGTTTTCAAATATTAAAAAAACCTTTTGATTTTAATAAAGAAGAAATGTATTTTATTGGAGTAAATGATATTTATTATCCAAAAAATCATCAAGAATGGATTGAAAAATGGAGAAAATATTTAAAATATTTGACTTTACTAGAAATTATAACTTCTATCAACCAAAAAAAATTAAAGATTTCGAAACAAAAAATTTGGAAAAATGCATTTCTTCATGAAGAGAAAATATCTAGAAAAAAAGTGGAAGAATATATTCTGGAATATTTAAGAAAATTAAAAAGAAAAAAAGAATTTGACTGGTTTTCTATGTATGTAAATACTATAACTTCCCAATATGACCCTCATACTCGTTATTTATCTCCTAAAGAAAAAGAAATTTTTGATTTAAACATATCTGGACAAACAGAAGGAATAGGGGTTGAGTTACAAGATGATAAGGGATACCCTACTGTTGTTAAACTTATTGTTGGTGCTCCAGCATGGAAAAGCAAAAAAATAGAAGTAGGAGATAAAATTATACGAGTAGCAAAAGATATCAATTCTGAGTTTCAAAATATTGTAGGTTTATTATTGGAAAATTCAATTCGTTTGATTAGAGGAAAAAAAGGAAGCAAAGTCAAATTAACTCTTCAAAAAAAGAATGGTTCTATAGAAGAAATAATCTTAACCAGAGATGTTATAGAGAAGAAAGAAATTTTTGCAAAAAGTGCTATGATATTGGATAAAAATGAAAATAAATATGGGTTGATCTATTTGCCTGAATTTTATTTTAATCCTGAAAACAAAAATGGAAGAAATGCAGCTAAAGATATGAAAAAAATTATTCAAAAATTAAAAAAGGAAAATATAAAAGGTCTCATTATAGATATCAGAAATAATGGAGGAGGTTCTTTAGATACTGTAATAGAAATTGCTGGTTTTTTTTTGGGAAAAGTCCCCATAGTACAAATAGGTCAATCTCATAAGAAAAAAAAGATATTAATAAATAATCATGAAGAAATCCTATGGACAGGTCCACTTGTAGTTCTTGTTAATGAACTATCAGCGTCTGCTTCTGAAATTCTTGCAGCAGCTATAGCTGATTATAAAAGAGGAATTATTGTTGGTAGTTCTCAAACATATGGAAAAGGAACAGTTCAAACTATTTATCCATTAAATCGATTTTTCTTTTCCAATAAAGAATTTGGAGCTTTAAAATTTACCATTAACAAATTTTACCGTGTAAATGGAAGTTCGACTCAATTAAAAGGAGTTAATTCAGATATAGTGATCCCGAGTGATATAAGTAATATATCTTTAAAACTTATGGAAAAAAATCAACCCAATTCTATGAAATGGGATAATGTAGATCCCATTTCTTTTCACTATTGGAATCAAAATAAAATAAATAACTTAGAAAATGTCAAGCTTAAAAGCATTAACCGTTTGAATAAAAATAAGAATTTAACGAATATTAATAAAACTATACAATTATTAGAAAAAAATTTTTCAAAAAAGAAACAGTTTTCTTTAAACTGGAAAAAATTCTATTTTGAGAATAAAAAAATAAAAAAAAGAAATGAAAATTTTCAGAAACTAAAAAATTATTTGAATATATATGGATTACGAGCTTTTCCTCCTTCTTATAAAATTATTTTAAATGAAAAAGAATCAGAAATGAAAGAACAACAAGAATGGAAAAAAAATTTGATAAAAGATTTTTTAGTCTCAGAATGTGTTAATATTTTGCGTGATTTTAATGAAACCCCATAA
- the gyrA gene encoding DNA gyrase subunit A codes for MSEKEKLVPINIEDEMKSSYIDYSMSVIVSRALPDARDGLKPVHRRVLYGMYRLGILSNSSYKKSARIVGEVLGKYHPHGDVSVYDTMVRMAQKWTLRYPLIDGQGNFGSLDADPPAAMRYTEVRMKQISEEMLLDIKKKTVDMQFNFDDSLEEPTVLPTRIPNLLINGSSGIAVGMATNIPPHNLKETINAICAYIDNNNNLSVEQIMKYIKAPDFPTGGIIYGYDGVKNAFQTGKGRIVLRAKVHLEEIQGRQCIVVDEIPYQVNKADMITKTVGLMKEGKMEGIYQIRDESDRNGLRIVYILKQNTNPHIILNKLFQYTSLQIYFNVNTIALVNGKPLQLNIKDLIQHFVEHRHDVIIRRTKYELEKWKNRVHILIGFFKILDHLDLMIQLIKKSKNHHDACYTLIKRFKISEDQSKSVLDMRLQNLTSLELEKLKKEYDELVKRIEFFQNVLVQSSIRTKIIKEELLDIKKKYQDSRRTQIDYSGNKVHIEDLIENEQVVLTISHAGYIKRTSLSEYKRQGRGGVGNRGATARESDFFKHLLIATNHQYLLFFTEKGKCFWLRVYEIPEGSKISKGRAIQNIIRLQQDDKVNAYILTGDLTNKEYVKDYYVMMVTQKGFIKKTSLENYSRPRKDGINAIVIRKGDSLLEAILTKGDSHVFIAVKSGRIIRFSEKKVRSTGRTSSGVIGINFTVKTDIVIGMICVDGKEKAHLLVVSEKGFGKRSHLKNYRITNRGGKGIKTINITQKTGDLIAIKHVTDQDDLMIIKKSGIIIRIPVSDIRVMGRTTQGVRLINLKENDAIADVAKVYKPIMGFH; via the coding sequence ATGAGTGAAAAAGAAAAATTAGTTCCCATCAATATCGAAGATGAAATGAAATCATCTTATATAGATTATTCTATGTCTGTTATTGTGTCTAGAGCTCTTCCTGATGCAAGAGATGGATTAAAACCTGTACATAGAAGAGTCCTTTATGGGATGTATAGATTAGGAATTTTATCTAATAGTTCCTATAAAAAATCGGCTCGTATTGTTGGAGAAGTTTTAGGAAAGTATCATCCACACGGAGATGTTTCGGTTTACGATACAATGGTTCGTATGGCTCAAAAATGGACTCTTCGTTATCCATTAATAGATGGACAGGGGAATTTTGGTTCATTAGATGCAGATCCTCCTGCAGCTATGCGTTATACAGAAGTCAGAATGAAACAAATATCTGAAGAAATGTTATTGGATATCAAGAAAAAAACAGTAGATATGCAATTTAATTTTGATGATTCTTTAGAGGAGCCAACAGTTTTGCCTACACGGATCCCTAATCTTTTGATCAATGGATCTTCTGGTATTGCAGTTGGAATGGCTACTAATATTCCTCCTCATAATTTAAAAGAAACTATAAATGCTATTTGTGCTTATATAGACAATAACAATAATTTATCTGTAGAACAGATTATGAAATACATTAAAGCTCCGGATTTTCCGACAGGAGGAATCATTTATGGATACGATGGAGTTAAAAATGCTTTTCAAACCGGAAAAGGGCGTATTGTTTTGCGTGCAAAAGTTCATTTAGAAGAAATTCAGGGGAGACAATGTATTGTAGTAGATGAAATTCCTTATCAAGTAAATAAAGCTGATATGATAACTAAGACTGTAGGATTAATGAAAGAAGGTAAAATGGAAGGGATCTATCAAATTCGTGATGAATCGGATAGAAATGGATTGCGTATTGTTTATATTCTTAAGCAGAATACAAACCCTCACATTATATTGAATAAATTATTTCAATATACTTCTCTACAAATTTATTTCAATGTCAATACTATAGCTTTAGTTAATGGGAAACCTCTTCAATTAAATATAAAGGATCTTATTCAACATTTTGTAGAACATCGACATGATGTTATTATTCGTCGTACTAAATACGAATTAGAAAAATGGAAAAATCGTGTTCATATATTGATAGGATTTTTTAAAATATTAGATCATTTGGATCTGATGATCCAACTGATTAAAAAATCTAAAAATCATCATGATGCTTGTTATACATTGATTAAAAGATTTAAAATATCAGAAGATCAATCTAAATCTGTTTTAGATATGCGTTTACAAAATCTTACCTCTTTAGAGCTAGAAAAACTGAAAAAAGAATATGACGAACTTGTAAAAAGAATAGAATTTTTTCAAAATGTTTTGGTTCAATCTTCTATAAGAACCAAAATTATCAAAGAAGAACTTTTAGATATCAAAAAAAAATATCAAGATTCACGTAGAACACAGATTGATTATTCAGGTAATAAAGTACATATAGAAGATTTAATTGAAAACGAACAAGTGGTTCTTACTATTTCCCATGCTGGTTATATCAAGAGAACTTCTTTATCAGAATACAAACGTCAAGGAAGGGGTGGGGTAGGAAATAGAGGAGCTACAGCCAGAGAATCTGACTTTTTTAAACATTTACTTATAGCAACGAATCATCAGTATCTGCTTTTTTTTACAGAAAAAGGAAAATGTTTTTGGTTAAGAGTATATGAAATTCCAGAAGGATCCAAAATTTCTAAAGGAAGAGCAATTCAAAATATTATTCGTCTTCAACAAGATGATAAAGTTAATGCCTATATATTAACGGGAGATCTTACCAATAAAGAGTACGTTAAAGATTATTATGTAATGATGGTTACTCAAAAAGGTTTTATTAAAAAAACATCTTTAGAAAATTATTCTAGACCCAGAAAAGATGGAATTAATGCCATCGTAATTCGTAAAGGAGATTCTTTATTAGAAGCTATTTTAACCAAAGGAGATAGTCATGTTTTTATTGCTGTAAAAAGTGGAAGAATTATTCGTTTTTCAGAAAAGAAAGTAAGATCAACTGGAAGAACTTCTTCTGGAGTAATAGGAATTAATTTTACAGTTAAGACTGATATAGTGATTGGAATGATATGTGTGGATGGAAAAGAAAAAGCACATTTGTTGGTAGTTTCTGAAAAAGGATTTGGAAAAAGGTCCCATCTAAAAAATTATCGTATAACTAATCGTGGTGGAAAAGGAATAAAAACAATAAATATTACTCAAAAAACAGGTGATTTAATTGCTATCAAACATGTTACCGATCAAGATGATTTGATGATCATTAAAAAATCAGGAATTATTATACGTATACCTGTGTCAGACATAAGAGTTATGGGAAGAACGACTCAAGGTGTTAGATTAATTAACTTAAAAGAAAACGATGCTATAGCTGATGTAGCAAAAGTTTATAAACCTATTATGGGGTTTCATTAA
- a CDS encoding adenylosuccinate synthase, which produces MPSNVIVGLQWGDEGKGKITDLLSKNSDYVIRYQGGNNSGHSIHVKNHYFILHLIPSGVIYSNVKCIVGPGVVVDPKSFIKEIQDLESMNIDTSKVFLAKRAHVTMPYHRLIDQYKEEALSDQSIGTTHRGIGPTYEDKTGRMGIRVLDFLNFNNFYQKLKYNIDFKNEIITKVYKKKPIVFESIYEEYIEYAKVLSNRIIDAVHEIHDAFHNEKKILFEGAQAMLLDINYGTYPYVTTSSTSTGGVCIGSGVPPNFLGNFIGVAKAYCTRVGFGPFPTEIKSEIGHVIRQKGNEYGATTKRPRRCGWLDLIALKYSCMINGINHLIITKLDILSELEVIKVCVEYKYNGKGIKLFPANIEKNMKGVYVDFPGWKKNISHIREYEDLPDNCKKYIKFIENYLNLEVLLISVGSERNQNIIKNKYSFFKIFY; this is translated from the coding sequence ATGCCTTCAAATGTTATTGTTGGTCTCCAATGGGGTGACGAGGGAAAAGGAAAAATCACAGATTTACTTTCTAAAAATTCAGATTATGTAATCCGTTATCAGGGAGGGAATAATTCAGGTCATTCTATTCATGTTAAGAATCATTATTTTATTCTTCATTTAATTCCTTCTGGAGTTATTTATTCTAATGTAAAATGTATAGTTGGACCTGGAGTGGTTGTTGATCCTAAATCTTTTATTAAAGAAATACAGGATTTAGAATCAATGAATATTGACACATCCAAAGTCTTTTTAGCAAAGAGAGCACACGTAACTATGCCTTATCATCGTTTGATAGATCAATATAAAGAAGAGGCATTATCTGATCAGTCTATTGGAACGACACATCGTGGAATAGGACCGACTTATGAAGATAAAACAGGACGTATGGGAATACGTGTATTAGATTTTTTAAATTTTAATAATTTTTATCAAAAACTAAAATATAATATAGATTTCAAAAATGAGATTATTACAAAAGTTTATAAAAAAAAACCTATTGTTTTTGAATCTATTTATGAAGAATATATAGAATATGCAAAAGTTCTTTCTAATCGAATCATAGATGCTGTTCATGAAATTCATGATGCTTTTCATAATGAAAAAAAAATTCTTTTTGAAGGAGCTCAAGCGATGTTATTGGATATTAACTATGGAACATATCCATATGTAACTACTTCTTCTACTTCCACAGGAGGTGTATGCATAGGATCTGGAGTTCCTCCTAATTTTTTAGGAAATTTTATAGGAGTAGCAAAAGCATATTGTACACGTGTAGGATTTGGTCCTTTTCCGACAGAAATTAAGAGCGAAATAGGTCATGTAATACGTCAAAAAGGAAATGAATATGGAGCGACAACAAAACGTCCAAGACGATGTGGATGGTTGGATTTAATAGCTCTTAAGTATTCTTGTATGATTAATGGTATTAATCATTTGATTATCACTAAATTAGATATATTAAGTGAATTAGAAGTTATTAAAGTATGTGTAGAATACAAATATAATGGAAAAGGGATAAAACTTTTTCCAGCAAATATAGAAAAAAATATGAAGGGTGTTTATGTAGATTTTCCTGGTTGGAAAAAAAACATATCTCACATTCGAGAATATGAAGATTTACCGGATAATTGTAAGAAATACATTAAATTTATTGAGAATTATCTAAATTTAGAAGTATTATTAATTTCTGTAGGTTCTGAAAGAAATCAGAACATTATTAAAAATAAATATTCATTTTTTAAAATTTTTTATTAA
- the surE gene encoding 5'/3'-nucleotidase SurE: MNKKPIILVTNDDGIIAPGIRALIHAMNLLGDVYVVAPNKPQSGVGHAITMDTVLYCDSVKIDNGNQKEWECSGTPVDCVKLAINKILPRKPDICVSGINHGSNSSINIMYSGTISAVIEASIEGIPSIGFSLLDFDWNADFEPSKKYVYRIVKKILYNPIPEKIISLNVNIPNLKKEQIKGIKICRQAGSKWKESFDKRSNPKGRTYYWLVGDFVNLDEKIDTDEWALKNGYVSIVPIQFDLTNYPILNILKSWNFILFFWIHIILNMNIKIYSQCHLF, from the coding sequence ATGAATAAAAAACCAATTATTTTAGTTACAAATGATGATGGTATTATAGCTCCAGGTATTAGAGCACTTATTCATGCTATGAATCTTTTAGGAGACGTGTATGTTGTTGCTCCAAATAAGCCTCAATCTGGAGTGGGACATGCCATAACTATGGATACTGTGTTGTACTGCGATTCTGTAAAAATAGATAATGGAAATCAAAAAGAATGGGAATGTTCAGGGACACCGGTAGATTGTGTAAAATTAGCTATTAATAAAATTCTTCCAAGAAAGCCTGATATTTGTGTATCAGGAATTAACCATGGATCAAATTCTTCTATAAATATCATGTATTCTGGGACAATTTCCGCTGTTATTGAAGCTAGTATAGAAGGAATTCCATCTATAGGATTTTCTCTTTTGGATTTTGATTGGAATGCTGATTTTGAACCATCAAAAAAATATGTTTATAGAATTGTCAAAAAAATACTTTATAATCCTATTCCAGAAAAAATAATTAGTCTGAATGTTAATATTCCAAATTTGAAAAAAGAACAAATCAAAGGAATTAAAATATGTAGACAAGCAGGATCTAAATGGAAAGAAAGTTTTGATAAACGATCTAATCCAAAAGGAAGAACTTATTATTGGTTAGTAGGCGATTTTGTTAATCTTGATGAAAAAATAGATACAGACGAATGGGCATTAAAAAACGGATATGTTTCTATTGTTCCTATTCAATTTGATTTAACAAATTATCCTATATTAAATATTTTAAAATCCTGGAATTTTATATTATTCTTTTGGATCCATATCATTTTGAATATGAACATTAAAATATATAGCCAGTGTCATCTTTTTTAG